The sequence TTTAAAACCATGATTTTAGTGAAGCTACCATCCTCATGATAGATCTCAATAAAATTCTCTTCCCGTTGAAAGTCTAGATTCTCTTTCTGTCCCGCCACTCCCATATTCATGGAGGATATGACCCCCTTTCGAGGAGCTACAATTTCTGTAGGTCCTTCCAACTTAAATGAAAGTCCTACATAATCATTATTTTTCTCCTTGGGTTGAAGTCTATTTTCTAAATGTGTCATTGGCTGAGCCAAGATCTTTTCACCTTCCCGTACAGGAAAAAAATAGGTTGGTTCTACCTTATTCTTTCCGTACATATTCCCTTTAACATAGCTGATGGAATAACGGTAATTGGTAGAAGCATTCTCCTGAATTCGTTTTAAGGTTGTGGCCCTATTCTTTCCAGGCATCGCCACAACGACCACTACATTCCCGCTAGTAGTACTCAAGTTTTCCAAACTGGAAAAATTTAAAAGAACTGTATAAGGAATTTCAGCTGTATTGACCGTGGACAAATCAACAGATCCATCCGCTTGTCTATCAGACTCAACAGTGATTTGAGCAAATGATTTACTACAAAATAAAAAGGTAAGTAGGGCGACTTGAATTCTTTTCATGCATCAAAAATGATTTTAGTTTTTATACTAAAATCTCTTTTAAAAAAGATAAAACCAAATTTATTCTCCATTCATTCTCTTCCTCCAGGCATAAGCCAACATAGGAAGTTGCTGATAACTTTTCACGCCGGCTTTTACTCCTTGGGATTTCAAAAATATATCATTTGACTTTCGACTCAATTCATAGGAGATTGGTTGAATGGCCTCGCTGGCTTCCCTGATAGAAAGAATGTCTTTTTTCACTCCAAGGTCGAGACCTTGAATAAACACTTTGTAATCTTCAGGATCCATTCGATAATAATCGCGGATTTGGTACATCAGCAACCTCAATTGAGCAGAATATTTCAACAAAGGATCATTACTGTTTCCACATATTACCCAAGCAATAAAGTTCGCTTCCCCTTCATTGGTCACACCATAGCTATGGGCCATTTCATGGGCTACTGTAAAAGGCTGTTCCAATGGATGCAAAGTTGGGTCTATATAGCTCTCTCCTGTAAAGGGGAAATAAATACCTAAAATCCCCATTCTTCTCATGAAACCGGGCGGTGGAAATAATTTGGTTCTAGGCCTACCGGTAAAATTCAACCCCAACATATCCAAATTCTCTCCCATATTAACCCGCACTACCTTTTCCAACTCGGGATAAGGTAAAATTTCAGTTATGGCAATCGTATCAGTGGTAATCAATCTTCTATATTGCTCCACCAATCGCTGGGTAATCATTACTTCCTCCTTCAGCTTCTCCAAATCCAAAGATTCGGTTTTTAAACCTAATTGCTGGAAGATAGGCGTGCGCTGATAATTGTAACCCCACAGCACTAAAAAGAAAAATATCAGGGCTCCCAAACCATTGGCCAATGCCCTCAATGAATATAAAACCTTTCTTTTCCATCCATATCTTTCTCTGAGACGATAGATATAGATCCCTAAAACAATAAATACTGCGATGATAAAAAAATAAACGCTGGGAAATGGCAAATATCCCAGCGTCTGATCTATCACATTCCGAATTACCGGAAAGAATTTTCTTGAATAAATTTCATCTGTAGCTTCTGGATTGAGAGATGCCACATATCGAATTCCTAATGCATTTACACCAAGAATTACCCAAGTCCAATCTCTTTTCCCCATCAGTACGGATTTACTTAAATTCCTTCTGCTTCTACTTCCTTCACTTCCGGAAGCATTCTGGTCAAAAGGTTTTGTATTCCAGCCTTTAAGGTAACTGTGCTAGAAGGACATCCTGAGCAAGAGCCTTGAAGCAATACTTTGACTACTCCGTCATGGAATGAATGAAATACAATGGCTCCACCATCCTGCTCTACAGCCGGTCTGATATATTCATCCAGAATACCTTTAATTTTTTTCACAACTTCTGAATCGTTCTCATCAAACAAAGGATCCTTGTCAAAACTTGCCTTTACCACAGGCTGCCCTGATTCTAAATACGCCTTGATATGATCTCTGAATATATTCTGAACTTCAGACCATTCCACATCCTCAGATTTGGTGACAGTCACGAAATTAGATGCAACAAAAACTCTCCGAACAGCTGCAAAATTAAACAGTTCCTGAGCCAAAGGACTATTTTCTGCACTTTCAGCATCTGGATAATCAAAACTTACTCCATCTTCTGCCAACATAAAATTTGCGACAAACTTCAAAGAGTTTGGATTTGGATTAGCCTCCATGTATAAATGGACAGGTCTCGCTTGTGCTTTTAGCATGGTATTCTCTTTTTTGTTTAGAAAACCGAAATCATAGGATTTAGTTCCGGGAGCTGCAAATTTCAACAAGAAATCTCTTATTTCATAGGATGGCCTGTAGCGGCATACCAGATCCCTCCATAAAGATGTTTCAAGAAATCAGGATCTTCCCAAGCAGACTCCACGTGTCCTAAAGCGGTGTAAAATACTCTACCTCCATCAAAATCATGATACCATGCCATTGGGTGGTTGTCTCCATTTCCCTTAGCTACCTTGTAAGTACTTTCATCAGCTTTTACCAAGACTTTGATATCAGGATTGATTTCTCTGAATTCATACAATTCATCTGTCCAGAGCCAATTTTTAGGCAAATGCCAAGTTGCTGGATGATTCTGATCCACCACTTCCAATCTTAGGGTTTGCTGAGCTGGGTGAGAAAGGAAATAAGCTCCGATCATCTTATTATACCATGGCCACTCGTATTCAGTATCTGTTGCTGAGTGAATTCCCACTACTCCTTTTCCACTTTGAACAAATTTCTGGAAAGCCGCTTTTTGTTCCGCGTTAAAAATGGTACCCGTAGTAGTGGTAAGGATCACCACATCGTATTTCGCCAAGTTTTCATCCGTAAATACACTGGCATCTTCTGTGGTGTATACACTGAATACATGCGTTTTCCCCATTTTCTTCAATGCAACTACCGCATCGGAAATAGATTGATGACGGAATCCAGCGGTCTTACTGAATACCAAAGCTCTGAATTGTTGAGCAGGAGCTACTAAAGCAATACTGAAAATCAGCCCTAGTGTGAGCAAAGATTTTTTTAGGTTCATTGGTTTTAAGATTTGATTATTAGGTATTTGATAAATTTTTACTTAATGATTTGAAATTTCTCTCCGGCTTCTTTTCTGGAAAATGCATTGAAATGCCACCATTCTGAACCTATTCCCATAAATCCGGAGTTGGTCATCACTTTTCGGAGGATTTCTCTATTTGCAATTTGAGCAGAAGAGATTACGCCTTCTTCCAACATCTGGCTTTCACGATCAGGATAGGCCGCATATCCAAAGAAATCATAGCCAGTTCCCATATCCAATGGTTCTGATTTAGAAGTATCGTAAATGGTCAGATCGACCGCTACCCCATAATTATGCAAGCTTCCCAATTTTGGGTCGGCTACATACAATGGTTTGATGCTATCTGGTTTATCCAAGTTGTCCCAGAGAATTTGCTGTACACTTAGAGGCCGTGCTCCATCATAAATTAATAAGGTATAATCCGGATATTCTGACTGTAGCTGCTGCTGAGCCTTTTTCAAACTTTCCGCTACCTCTGGCTGTAAATATGCATGGATCAATTCTCCGTAAACGTCTTCTCCAAAAAAATTATCTTCGGTAGAATATTTTAATTCCACTCTGATCCCAGGTACAACTTCCTCTACATTGACTAAATTTTGCTCAATCATTTGCTTTTCCAACACTGGAATTTCAGAGGATTGAACTGTAGTTTTATGATCACTTAACTGTTCCGCTATTTCCTTTTGTAGTTCTCCTTCAATGGACCTTAACTCCTTTTGGTTACAGCCTAAAAGGATTACCACACATACCAATAAAATGAAATTGGATCTCAATGAAATCATAGTTCTTTATTCACAATGGTGGCAGAAGCTTGAGCTGTAGGCAAAACCACTACATCAGCGATTACCACGTGAGGGGGTCTAGTTACGGCAAATTCCACAATGTCTGCAATATCCTGAGCGAGCAATGGTTCAAATCCCTGATAAACAGACTCAGATCTCTTCTCATCTCCTTTAAATCTTACCAACGAAAACTCAGTTTCCACCAAACCCGGGTGAATAGCTATTACTTTTAGTCCAAAAGGGTTTAGATCAATACGCATTCCATTGGTAATGGCATCTACTGCATGTTTGCTTCCGCAATAAACATTTCCATTGGGGTACACTTCTTTTCCCGCAATAGAGCCTATATTAATAATTATTCCGGATTTTCGCTTGGTCATCCCTGGAATGATTGCCTTGGAAACATACAACAATCCTTTCACATTGATGTCCATCATGGCATCCCAATCGTCCAAACTACCATTTTGAATTGGATCTAGCCCATGGGCATTTCCTGCATTATTGATCAACACATCGATAGCCTTCCACTCCTCAGGCAATGCTCCCAAGATATCCAACACCTTCTCCCTATCCCGTACATCAAACACTAACGGAAGGTATTCTACCTCATTTGGAAGTTCAGCCGCCAATTCCTTTAATCGATCAGCTCTTCTTCCAGTGGCGATGATATTGTATCCTAATTTAGCCAATGTCAGGGCACAGGCTTTTCCGATTCCTGAAGTCGCCCCAGTGACCAAAGCAATTTTATTTTCCATGCTGAAAGATAATTAGATTTGTATGGATGCTAAAATTCAATCACTACACAATTCCATTAGGGCAAAAAAAATACCAACTATCTTTTAACAAATGGAGGTAAACTACTGAAAATTCAAGTAAAGTGTAATGCTTTTCCTTTTGATGGAAGAAATGGCATCTGCAAGTTCGGGGATGGTATTCTCCCTTCTAAAGGCATTATTCAAGCCATGTGAAAAGCGGATCTCCGGCGCGAATTTGAAGTACTTAAAATAAATCTCGAACCCCATTCCCATCTCCAAAGAGACATCCTGTCCAGTGGTCACCAGGTCTTCAATATCCGCTTCGTCTTGGGCCTTGGTACGGAAATTATAGCTGGCTCCTCCCAAGAAGTACATTCGAGTATTGTTAAATCGCTGCGATCGATATTTAAAAAGTAAAGGAAGCTCTACCATTGTGGCTTCTGAGGTTAGCATTTGAGTACTTGTAGTATTGTTCAATGTATTGCCCTCATCTGCAGGAAAATTATCTAAAGAAGAGTCCGCTGTCCCAAAATAACTGACTTCTGTCTTATACTCATAGAAACCTACTTTTGGAGTAAAGAGTAATTGAACCTGATCATGAAACCGTAACATTCCAATGAATCCCAAAGAAAATCCTGGGGAATATTTAGGAAAGACCGCTCTGACTCCTGCCGAACTCGTTGTGGCAGGGTTCATAAAGGCATCCGAATATTTTATTTGATAGGCATTGGTATGTGCGGCCAGAAAAAACCCATAAGACAAGGTCTTATTATCCGAACCAGACCCTGAGGTAAGTCCAAACATCCCTTGCCCAAAGGAGGACAGGGTCATGACCATCATCAAAAATACTGTCAGGCTTATTTCACGCCCACATAAATGGAGCTGATGCCGAATGTAAGTGGTTTGCATAGAGTACAGGTAAATCCGACCTTATTCAATACAGCCAGAAAATCTTCTCCGTCAGGAAAGGCCTGAACGGATTCAGGAAGATAAGTATAAGCAGAATTGTCTTTGGATACAATTTTGCCAACCTGGGGAAGAACAAAGTTGGAGTAAAATCCATAAGCCTGTTTCATTGGAAAACTCCTAGGCTTACTGAATTCCAAAATTACTGCTTTCCCTCCAGGTTTTAAGACCCGATACATATCTGCCAGTCCCTTCTCCAGATTTTCAAAGTTTCTAACTCCAAAAGAAACGATGACAGCATCAAACTTATTATCTTCAAAGAGTAAACCTTCGGAATCCCCAAGCTGCAGCTCGATTTTATCATCCAGACCTCTCTTGGTCATTTTCTTCCTTCCTTCGGCAAGCATTCCTTCAGAGATATCTACTCCGATTACCTTTTCAGGATTAAGCGCTAATGCTTCAATGGCAAAATCTCCAGTTCCGGTAGCAATATCCAAAATCAGTTTTGGCTGATCTTTTTTAAGATAGCTTATGGCTTTTTTTCTCCAAATAATATCAATCCCCATGCTGAGCACGTGATTGAGCAGGTCATACTTGCCTGAAATATTGTTAAACATCTCAGCAACCTGAGCTTTTTTAGGGTCTTGCTTATCTTTGTAAGGTACTACAGACATCACGAATCGTTCTTTGAAGGCGCAATAATACTCAAGAAACCCGAGGATTGGAAAATTGTTACCATTTATGAGAAAGACATTCCTAAACTATTATTAGTATTTTTGCCACAAATCCACGTTTATGATCCAAAAAGCACAATTTGTAGTCAGTAACACAAACCCCGGAAATTGTCCAAAACCTGATCGGGCGGAAGTAGCATTTATCGGTAGATCAAATGTAGGAAAAAGCTCCTTGATCAACATGCTGACAGGGAAAAATGACTTGGCCAAAACTTCCCAAAAACCAGGAAAAACCCAATTGATCAATCATTTTATGATCAATGACCGTTGGTATTTGGTGGATTTGCCTGGATATGGTTTTGCCAAAGTCAATGTAAAAGTGAAGCAGGGCTGGGAAAATATGATCAGTACTTACTTGACCAAAAGAGAAAATTTGTGTGGAGTATTTGTATTGGTGGATAGCCGTTTGGAGCCTCAAAAAATTGATTTGGAATTTTTACTTTGGTGTGGAACGGAAGGCGTTCCTGCTGCTTTGGTCTTTACAAAAGCGGATAAGCAGTCTAAAACCAAGACCGATCAAAATATCCGGAAGTTTCTAAAAAAAATGGAAGAGATCTTCGAGGAGGCCCCGGATTATTTTATTACTTCTGCTGAAAATGGGCAAGGAAAAGAACAATTGACCACATTTATAGAAGAACTGGTACAAGAATACGAATCTGGGGAAATCATTTAATTGATAATCCTATATTTGCAGCCTGAAAAAAACAAACCAATGAATTTTAAAGACATCGCAACAGTAGCCGGAAAGCCGGGTTTATTCAAAGTTTTGAAACCATCTAGATCGGGAGTGATCTTGGAAAGTTTGGATGAGAAGAAAGCTAAACTAGTAGCAGGAATGTCTCAGCGCGTTTCTATCCTGAGCGATATTTCTATTTATACCATGACTGAGGAAGGTGCTGAGCCATTGGAATCCATCATGAAAAAAATCGAGGCTGAATTTCAGGGGGACTTGGGATTGGATGCCAATCCAGATGACTCCGAATTAAGAGCTTTCATGAAACATGTACTTCCAGAAGTAGATGAGTCCAGAGTCTATACCTCTGACATCAAAAAATTGATCTCTTGGTATAAAATCATCAGAACTCAGGTTCCTGAAACCTTAGAGGAAAGTAAAGAAGAAGACAAAGAAGAATAATTTACAGCCCTGCCATGCGGGGCTTTTTTGATATTTTATGGCCAACTCACTTATTCAAGAAACTTTTCAGCTTCTGGAAAAAGATTTTCAGTTGCCCGAGGCCAAAACTGCTTTTGACGAGGAAAAAGCGATTGATTTTCTTTCCAAAGTCATCCGCCAAATGCTGGATAGAGAGTTTGAACGCCTCCTCCAAATTTGCTATCGAGTCGATTTGGGAGAAGAAAAGCTGAAAAGAATCCTTCATGAATCCAAACCGGACCAAGTCGCACCTGATCTCGCCCGTGCACTGTGGGAACGACAAAAAATGAAGGTAGAGATGCGTAGAAGGTATTCTTGATTTATGATTTCAGATTTATGAGTTGAGATTTATTAATTTAGATTGTTCTTACATTTTCAATTTTAAATTAAAAACTGACCCCTATGGCTAATCCGATTTGGATCATGACATCCGCCTTCGATCAACTCAACCTAGAACAAACCATAGAAAAAGCGACGGAAATAGGCGTGCAAGGTCTGGACTTATGCGTTTTTAGAAAAGATGGAACCCGGGACGATTTTGTGGCTACGCATTTGGACTATGAAAATTTTGGTCCAGAAGAAGCAAAATATCTAATTGAGCAGTTCAACGGAGCAAAACTCCGACTTTCTATTGGAGCTTTTGAAAATTTGATAGGAGGTGATCCGGCTCAGCGAATCAAGAATCAAAATCACTTGCTTTGCTTGATCCGCATGGCTTATTTGTTAGGTGGAGATGAAAACGATGTAAAAGTAGGAACCTTTGTAGGCTATAACCACGAGCTAGGAAATCAAGAAGGTGGATTTGAGAAAAATTTATTGGAATACCAACGAATTTTCGGGCCTATCATTCGCTATGCCAATAACTTGGGTGTCACCGTCCTTTATGAAAATTGCCCGATGGAAGGTTGGAGAAGTTCAGGACACTTCGGAACCTTCAACAATCTTACGGGAGTTTTGGCAGCTCGAAAAATCATGTATGAATTGGTTCCAGAACTCAACCATGGAGAAATCTACGATCCATCCCATGACATATGGCAACATACCGATCCAATTTCTGTTATCCGACAAACAGATATGAATCGCCTTAAAAGAATCCATGTTAAATCTACTCTAAACAACCCAGATCCATTCTGGGGGAATATGTATCCCATGCAGGAAGTAAAAGCAGAATGGGCAGAGAAGTTGGGAATCCCTTCCAGTACTAACCCTTGGGATAGACATCATTATGAAGCTACACTTCCAGGTTTTGGATTGGGAGATTCCATGGATTGGAGGGCTTTTATCAATGTATTGAAAGACAGAGGTTTTTCTGGTCCCTTTGAAATCGAAAATGAGGCGGTGCTATCGAAGCAAACCGGAAACATGGGGGCTATTGTTCAAGGCTGTAAAGCGGCTGTTCAGAATCTCGCACCTTTGCTATATGAATTAGGTGATGAAGGCTGGCAATATCCACAATCAGAATATAAACCTCTTTTAGAAGTAAACCGAGCAGATATTCCACTGCAAACAATGGACAAATTATAAATTGAGAAGTGAGAAGTTTAAAATTTCAGCCTTCTCACTTCTTACTTCCTTACTTTTATCGCTGGCTTTCTTCATAGCCTGCATCTGCAGGTAAATTATACCCCTCCGATGCAGCAACTGCCAGTTGATCGCATCGCTCATTTTCAGGATTACCAGCATGGCCTTTTACCCAGATAAACTTGGGTTTATATTTTAAATGAAGCGGTATATACCTTAGCCAAAGGTCTGGATTCTTTTTATCCTTAAACCCTTTCTTTTGCCAGCCCCAAAGCCACCCTTTTTCGATGGCATCTACTACATATTTGCTATCGGAATAAATCCGTACAGGAATCCCGGTCACTTTCAAGGCCTGTAAAGCCCGGATTACTGCCAGTAATTCCATGCGGTTATTGGTGGTCAATCGAAACCCCTCAGAAAGTTCCTTACGAAGAATTTCTCCTTTATTGTTGAAAAGTAAAACGGCGCCATAGCCTCCTGGCCCTGGATTGCCTTTGGCAGCGCCATCCGTGTAAATGGTAATCATGGTACAAAGAAAAGGAAAATGATCAAGAGAAGAGTTTTAAACTCCGGAATCTACTCCGATTGGGAAAGCATTTGTCTTGAAAATTTTCACGGCGATGGAAAGAAGAATAATTCCAAAAATTCTTCTCAGCACATCCAATCCAGTCTTACCCAGCTTTCTCTCCAGCCAACTGGTACTTTTCAACACGCCATAGACAAAGATCAAATTCAACAAAATACCTATGGCAATATTGAGTTGGGCAAATTCAGCCTTCAGTGTAAGGATAGTGGTCAAAGTTCCTGCACCTGCTATCAATGGAAACGCAATGGGAACAATGGAAGCTCCTTCAGAAGCATCTGGATCAGGCTTAAAAAGTTCAATTCCTAAAATCATTTCTGCTCCTATCGCAAAAATGATCAATGCACCCGCAATCGCAAAGTCCTCTACTCCGATTCCAAAAAGGCTCAAAACTGACTTCCCTCCAATCAAAAACAAGATCATTAATATCCCCGCTGCCAAGGTGGCTTTTTCGGACTGGATATGCCCTACTTTTTTCCGCAAATTGACTATAATCGGAATAGAACCTAGAATATCAATCACTGAAAATAAGATCAGTGAAACAGATAAAATTTCCTTGACATCAAACATGCCGCGAAAGTATGAAATTTATGATTGGTGTTATATGATTTTAGAATTAAAAAATAAAGAACTATATGTTATTTCAGAAACAGGAAGTAAGAAAAACCTCAATCAATATTTTTAGAATAATCATGAGGTTTCTCCTTGTCGTTTCTCTTCCTTCGATGTGACTTCAATAGTTATTTAATACTTCGATAAAAAACTCATCAATTTATCCATTTCATCATTGGTGATGGCTGGAAAATTCGCAATCCTAAAACTAGTTGGTTTTAAGGGACCATATCCTGATCCTAATTGCATGCCCTCCTTTTCAGCATCTTTTTTCACAGTGGCAATTAACTCCTCCGGTCCAGCAACCGCTAAAACAGTCACGCTTCTCGTTTCGGAATTATCCACAAGCATCCTTAATGAGTTGGTATGAGCAATACAGCTTTCCAATTGTAACATACGCTCTCTAAGATTGGCATCAATATGTTGGATTTCCTCCAAATCTTTCAAAACCCTATTCAACAAGTAAATCCCCATTACATTCGGGGTATAATGGGTTTGATAGCCTTCTGCATTTTCCAGCATAAAACTTAAGCTATTGTACCTTCCGCTCTCTCCTTTTGCGGCACACTTTTCAATGGCTTTTGGAGAAAGAATCAACATCCCTAATCCTGCCGGTAGTCCAAAGCATTTTTGTACTGATGCGTACCAAACGTCTGCCAAACTGAAATCCAATTCTATCCCTGCCATAGAAGAAGTAGTGTCTACAGCAATCATTTTCTCTGGATATTTTTCTTTGATGGCCTCAATAACCGACATCGGAACTTGGGTAGCATTGGCTGTTTCGTTTTGGGTCAAAGCGATCAAGTCAAACTCCTCCGACACTTCAAGCCCAGCTACATCAATCGCTTGATTCGCTTCAATCTTTATTCCAGCTGTGGCGGGATTGATATGTTTCGCAAAGCCGATCCATTTTTTACCAAAAGAGCCAGAGTAAATATGAAAGCTTGCCTTTTCAACCAAAGACTGAGTGATGATTTCCCAGTTTTCGGTTGCACTGGAAGTGAACAATAATTTGTAATCATCTGGCATATAAAGCTTTTCCCGCATCAAAGATTCTGTTTCTTGATACAAATTCATAAATACCGAACTTCTGTGGTTGGCACTCAAAATCCCCTCTTGATAGGCATCCTGCAGGTAAGTTGGCAGAGAATCGTAGACCTTAGAAGGTCCTGGAGCAAAGGTTAACATAGGTTTGTAGGTTTATAGAAAATAGCGGATTCCCAATTCATAGCCCTTCAGTCCAAGCCCTGAAATCATGCCGATACAGGATTTGGAAATGATACTTTTATGGCGAAATTCTTCCCGCTTGTAAATATTGGAAATATGCACTTCCAAAGTCGGAGTAGTCACTCCAGCGATGGCATCTGAAATGGCCACAGAGGTATGG comes from Algoriphagus halophilus and encodes:
- a CDS encoding DUF3810 domain-containing protein — protein: MGKRDWTWVILGVNALGIRYVASLNPEATDEIYSRKFFPVIRNVIDQTLGYLPFPSVYFFIIAVFIVLGIYIYRLRERYGWKRKVLYSLRALANGLGALIFFFLVLWGYNYQRTPIFQQLGLKTESLDLEKLKEEVMITQRLVEQYRRLITTDTIAITEILPYPELEKVVRVNMGENLDMLGLNFTGRPRTKLFPPPGFMRRMGILGIYFPFTGESYIDPTLHPLEQPFTVAHEMAHSYGVTNEGEANFIAWVICGNSNDPLLKYSAQLRLLMYQIRDYYRMDPEDYKVFIQGLDLGVKKDILSIREASEAIQPISYELSRKSNDIFLKSQGVKAGVKSYQQLPMLAYAWRKRMNGE
- a CDS encoding MarC family protein, with the translated sequence MFDVKEILSVSLILFSVIDILGSIPIIVNLRKKVGHIQSEKATLAAGILMILFLIGGKSVLSLFGIGVEDFAIAGALIIFAIGAEMILGIELFKPDPDASEGASIVPIAFPLIAGAGTLTTILTLKAEFAQLNIAIGILLNLIFVYGVLKSTSWLERKLGKTGLDVLRRIFGIILLSIAVKIFKTNAFPIGVDSGV
- a CDS encoding NifU family protein, whose amino-acid sequence is MLKAQARPVHLYMEANPNPNSLKFVANFMLAEDGVSFDYPDAESAENSPLAQELFNFAAVRRVFVASNFVTVTKSEDVEWSEVQNIFRDHIKAYLESGQPVVKASFDKDPLFDENDSEVVKKIKGILDEYIRPAVEQDGGAIVFHSFHDGVVKVLLQGSCSGCPSSTVTLKAGIQNLLTRMLPEVKEVEAEGI
- the porT gene encoding type IX secretion/gliding motility protein PorT/SprT, with the translated sequence MQTTYIRHQLHLCGREISLTVFLMMVMTLSSFGQGMFGLTSGSGSDNKTLSYGFFLAAHTNAYQIKYSDAFMNPATTSSAGVRAVFPKYSPGFSLGFIGMLRFHDQVQLLFTPKVGFYEYKTEVSYFGTADSSLDNFPADEGNTLNNTTSTQMLTSEATMVELPLLFKYRSQRFNNTRMYFLGGASYNFRTKAQDEADIEDLVTTGQDVSLEMGMGFEIYFKYFKFAPEIRFSHGLNNAFRRENTIPELADAISSIKRKSITLYLNFQ
- the yihA gene encoding ribosome biogenesis GTP-binding protein YihA/YsxC, whose product is MIQKAQFVVSNTNPGNCPKPDRAEVAFIGRSNVGKSSLINMLTGKNDLAKTSQKPGKTQLINHFMINDRWYLVDLPGYGFAKVNVKVKQGWENMISTYLTKRENLCGVFVLVDSRLEPQKIDLEFLLWCGTEGVPAALVFTKADKQSKTKTDQNIRKFLKKMEEIFEEAPDYFITSAENGQGKEQLTTFIEELVQEYESGEII
- a CDS encoding M15 family metallopeptidase → MISLRSNFILLVCVVILLGCNQKELRSIEGELQKEIAEQLSDHKTTVQSSEIPVLEKQMIEQNLVNVEEVVPGIRVELKYSTEDNFFGEDVYGELIHAYLQPEVAESLKKAQQQLQSEYPDYTLLIYDGARPLSVQQILWDNLDKPDSIKPLYVADPKLGSLHNYGVAVDLTIYDTSKSEPLDMGTGYDFFGYAAYPDRESQMLEEGVISSAQIANREILRKVMTNSGFMGIGSEWWHFNAFSRKEAGEKFQIIK
- a CDS encoding ThuA domain-containing protein produces the protein MNLKKSLLTLGLIFSIALVAPAQQFRALVFSKTAGFRHQSISDAVVALKKMGKTHVFSVYTTEDASVFTDENLAKYDVVILTTTTGTIFNAEQKAAFQKFVQSGKGVVGIHSATDTEYEWPWYNKMIGAYFLSHPAQQTLRLEVVDQNHPATWHLPKNWLWTDELYEFREINPDIKVLVKADESTYKVAKGNGDNHPMAWYHDFDGGRVFYTALGHVESAWEDPDFLKHLYGGIWYAATGHPMK
- a CDS encoding sugar phosphate isomerase/epimerase family protein, with amino-acid sequence MANPIWIMTSAFDQLNLEQTIEKATEIGVQGLDLCVFRKDGTRDDFVATHLDYENFGPEEAKYLIEQFNGAKLRLSIGAFENLIGGDPAQRIKNQNHLLCLIRMAYLLGGDENDVKVGTFVGYNHELGNQEGGFEKNLLEYQRIFGPIIRYANNLGVTVLYENCPMEGWRSSGHFGTFNNLTGVLAARKIMYELVPELNHGEIYDPSHDIWQHTDPISVIRQTDMNRLKRIHVKSTLNNPDPFWGNMYPMQEVKAEWAEKLGIPSSTNPWDRHHYEATLPGFGLGDSMDWRAFINVLKDRGFSGPFEIENEAVLSKQTGNMGAIVQGCKAAVQNLAPLLYELGDEGWQYPQSEYKPLLEVNRADIPLQTMDKL
- the ubiE gene encoding bifunctional demethylmenaquinone methyltransferase/2-methoxy-6-polyprenyl-1,4-benzoquinol methylase UbiE, with amino-acid sequence MSVVPYKDKQDPKKAQVAEMFNNISGKYDLLNHVLSMGIDIIWRKKAISYLKKDQPKLILDIATGTGDFAIEALALNPEKVIGVDISEGMLAEGRKKMTKRGLDDKIELQLGDSEGLLFEDNKFDAVIVSFGVRNFENLEKGLADMYRVLKPGGKAVILEFSKPRSFPMKQAYGFYSNFVLPQVGKIVSKDNSAYTYLPESVQAFPDGEDFLAVLNKVGFTCTLCKPLTFGISSIYVGVK
- a CDS encoding DUF5606 family protein yields the protein MNFKDIATVAGKPGLFKVLKPSRSGVILESLDEKKAKLVAGMSQRVSILSDISIYTMTEEGAEPLESIMKKIEAEFQGDLGLDANPDDSELRAFMKHVLPEVDESRVYTSDIKKLISWYKIIRTQVPETLEESKEEDKEE
- a CDS encoding ribonuclease H family protein: MITIYTDGAAKGNPGPGGYGAVLLFNNKGEILRKELSEGFRLTTNNRMELLAVIRALQALKVTGIPVRIYSDSKYVVDAIEKGWLWGWQKKGFKDKKNPDLWLRYIPLHLKYKPKFIWVKGHAGNPENERCDQLAVAASEGYNLPADAGYEESQR
- a CDS encoding SDR family NAD(P)-dependent oxidoreductase, translating into MENKIALVTGATSGIGKACALTLAKLGYNIIATGRRADRLKELAAELPNEVEYLPLVFDVRDREKVLDILGALPEEWKAIDVLINNAGNAHGLDPIQNGSLDDWDAMMDINVKGLLYVSKAIIPGMTKRKSGIIINIGSIAGKEVYPNGNVYCGSKHAVDAITNGMRIDLNPFGLKVIAIHPGLVETEFSLVRFKGDEKRSESVYQGFEPLLAQDIADIVEFAVTRPPHVVIADVVVLPTAQASATIVNKEL
- a CDS encoding M23 family metallopeptidase, yielding MKRIQVALLTFLFCSKSFAQITVESDRQADGSVDLSTVNTAEIPYTVLLNFSSLENLSTTSGNVVVVVAMPGKNRATTLKRIQENASTNYRYSISYVKGNMYGKNKVEPTYFFPVREGEKILAQPMTHLENRLQPKEKNNDYVGLSFKLEGPTEIVAPRKGVISSMNMGVAGQKENLDFQREENFIEIYHEDGSFTKIMVLKTGSQQVKVGDPVLPGQVIATSAGENYNSGAHVRMVNLKPAKDGVEKLKYEPFPVRFATSDGTIEINQPESLTVAHPDELITVEMSKRELKKYKSEKQ